The following proteins are co-located in the bacterium genome:
- a CDS encoding alpha-2-macroglobulin: MKTIKFIIIWAFLFTSVFAQAETLRETLYQQYSQGNYKDAFAGYQKLVLDASSDLTQFSNDLSYASSALANLGRDDELDALLEDAVKVRPNTWQVLSAVAYGFQHASHYGTIIAGKFYRGNYRQGGKYINSQERDRVRALQLVTAAIEQSKSESDVSKTIGLYRQLSELLIQNQTAGSAWKLEHLTDLTKLPGYEENYYAATVSSVGAPVTADGSPLIYAIPLNFETAKNDGERFRWTLNRWAELAPHDKDEVSYKLATFLQSIFGVETIQNYYFTPAASTQDGQTESQYALHTLSDDETIARLATGIKRFSLPQDYNPTILFKSLADTDESQTRSSYAESAREQLCRIYENRRQYPKAAECWKRAIGIFGKGSNNYRQKALDQIVGAWGQFEPTRTQAADAQTSLEYKFRNATSVTLEAYAIDIETLLNDLKEYIKSNPNDLDYSKVTVEQIGYELANERATKYRGKKVASWTEQLIPRENHFDTRITLKTPLQKAGAYYLVAKLAGGNESKIVMWLADTALINKALDQGTFYYVGDALNGSAISDAEIDFFGYRTEWIQNNSLVNKVTGRSYNILTRSHQAKTDSSGQLIIPSGTLDKNYSWLVTAKTKSGRFAYLGFSSIWNGNYHDYEYNELKVFTVTDRPVYRPEQNVKFKLWLAHAKYDQEKNSFIANTDVQVIINDPQGNEFFKQTLRTDNYGGLDGEIKLPKDAKLGVYTVYLPSYSSSSGTFRVEEYKKPEYEVTVDAPTKPIRIGDKIEASIKAKYYFGSPVTEAKVRYKVLRSSYTAGWYPVGIWDWFYGAGYWWFAYNYEWFPGWARWGCERPIPWWWTSRTTPPELLIENEVPIGKDGTLKISIDTELAKALQPDQDQRYQITAEVIDQSRRTIVGTGEVIATREPFKVYAWVDRGHYKTGDTINADFSAQTVSNKPVTGKGTLKLFKISYANSKVVETAINEWKIDPDVEGRARTQLTASTAGQYRLSYTVLDEVGHSVEGGYLFTVIGEGFNSKAFKFNALEIIPEKREYTHGEKAKVMINTEVADSTVLIFTRPANGIYLNPEIVKISGKSIVREIAITKKDMPNFFVEVVTIGNGRVYSEVKEMIVPPEERVLNVKVKTSQEKFKPQENAKVEFALTELSGRPFKGSAVVSVYDSSLEYISGGSNVDEIRSFFWKWRRHHSPRTLSSLDRYSSALRASDEVPMSPIGIFGYTVADDEVDGDRVSGIKKRKGGRGDSVEMLAEGGVGGLMASKSAAAPMVAQEGTAANAVADMREESKDAFKEERQQTPGGGAAGKLIEAAVRKEFADTAFWAGTVNTDENGRGQVEFKMPENLTEWKIKVWAIGEGTRVGQGEAEVVTAKDLILRLQTPRFLVERDEVVISANIHNYLAAEKIVKAKLELDGGYLEFINGEEQSVTVPSQGEKRIDWRLKAVKEGLATVRGFALTDVESDAMELKIPVHVHGILKTESFSGALRAEDNQGKISIKVPSQRRVDQSLLEIRYSPSLATAMVDALPYLVSYPYGCTEQTLNRFLPTVITQKILQSMKLDLKAIRDKRTNLNAQEIGSAQLRAAQWKRFADNPVFDEAKVAEMVKVGLDRLEAMQNSDGGWGWFSGYGEQSYPHTTAVVTHGLNIAKAAGVNFSPDTLSRALAWLENYQAQQLQKLKNAKFKTEPYQTYADELDAFTYMVLTEAGRPNAEMKELLFRDKTQIAVHTKAMLGIAFAKEGDKAKVEAILKNIEQYLVQDDENQTAYLRLPEDNYWWYWYGSTIEANSYYLKLLAQTNPKGQVASRLAKYLVNNRKNATYWNSTRDSATAIEALADYIQASGESAPNLTVSVAVDGKILKEVKISPENLFTFDNVLMLEGAALTDGKHEVSIKKSGTGPLYYNAYLTNFTLEDYITKAGLEIKVNRKFYKLVRNEEKMLLAGAQGQALEARKDSYQREPLQDLQMLKSGDLIEVELEIDSKNDYEYLIFEDLKAAGFEPVDLRSGYNGNELEAYVEFRDEKVSFFTRSLSRGKHSISYRLRAEIPGKFSALPTLGFAMYAPELKANADEIKLQIED, from the coding sequence ATGAAAACAATTAAATTTATTATCATCTGGGCGTTTTTGTTTACTTCAGTATTTGCCCAGGCTGAGACGCTACGCGAAACGCTCTATCAACAATATAGTCAAGGAAATTACAAAGACGCATTCGCAGGCTATCAGAAGTTAGTGCTCGATGCCTCATCCGATCTCACGCAATTTTCTAATGATTTGTCTTATGCCTCAAGCGCCCTTGCTAATCTTGGGCGAGACGATGAGCTTGATGCGCTACTTGAAGATGCCGTAAAGGTTAGACCTAATACTTGGCAAGTGCTTTCAGCTGTTGCCTATGGCTTTCAGCATGCTTCTCACTACGGAACAATTATTGCGGGTAAATTTTATCGCGGGAATTATCGCCAAGGCGGGAAATATATAAACTCGCAAGAGCGCGACCGCGTGCGAGCTTTGCAGCTTGTGACAGCAGCAATCGAACAAAGCAAAAGCGAGAGCGACGTCTCTAAGACGATAGGACTGTATCGACAGCTCAGTGAGTTGCTGATTCAAAACCAAACAGCCGGGTCGGCCTGGAAACTCGAACATTTAACTGACCTGACTAAATTGCCGGGTTATGAAGAAAATTATTATGCAGCTACAGTCTCTAGTGTCGGAGCGCCTGTAACGGCAGATGGGTCCCCATTAATCTATGCGATCCCGTTGAATTTTGAGACTGCCAAGAATGATGGTGAGCGCTTTCGTTGGACACTAAATCGTTGGGCCGAACTTGCTCCACACGACAAAGATGAAGTCAGTTATAAGCTGGCAACATTTTTGCAAAGCATTTTTGGCGTTGAAACAATTCAGAACTATTATTTTACTCCTGCCGCAAGCACTCAAGATGGGCAAACAGAGTCCCAGTATGCCTTACATACATTAAGCGATGATGAGACAATCGCACGCTTAGCTACAGGCATTAAGCGTTTTAGTCTGCCTCAAGACTACAATCCGACAATATTATTTAAATCCTTGGCTGATACAGACGAATCACAAACGCGCTCAAGCTATGCAGAGTCTGCACGTGAGCAACTTTGCCGAATCTATGAAAATCGTCGACAATATCCAAAAGCTGCCGAGTGCTGGAAGCGCGCGATCGGTATTTTCGGAAAAGGTTCGAATAACTACCGTCAGAAAGCGCTCGACCAAATTGTTGGCGCTTGGGGGCAATTTGAACCAACTCGAACTCAAGCTGCGGATGCTCAAACAAGCCTTGAATATAAATTTCGTAACGCCACTAGTGTTACTCTTGAGGCTTATGCAATCGATATCGAAACGCTTTTAAATGATCTGAAAGAATACATTAAAAGTAATCCTAACGATCTCGATTACAGTAAGGTTACAGTTGAGCAAATTGGCTACGAGTTAGCTAATGAAAGAGCGACCAAATATCGTGGTAAAAAAGTCGCTTCTTGGACTGAGCAACTTATTCCTCGGGAAAATCATTTCGATACAAGGATTACACTTAAGACGCCACTGCAAAAAGCAGGAGCATATTATCTCGTAGCAAAGCTTGCTGGTGGGAATGAAAGTAAAATTGTCATGTGGTTGGCAGATACGGCGCTGATTAATAAGGCACTTGACCAGGGAACTTTTTATTATGTTGGCGATGCCTTAAATGGATCGGCAATTAGTGATGCCGAAATTGATTTCTTTGGTTATCGCACTGAATGGATACAGAATAACTCCTTAGTAAATAAAGTTACTGGTCGAAGCTATAATATTCTGACCCGCTCGCATCAAGCAAAAACAGATTCCTCTGGCCAATTAATTATTCCCAGTGGCACACTCGATAAGAATTACTCCTGGCTAGTGACTGCGAAAACAAAGAGCGGACGCTTTGCTTATCTGGGTTTTAGTTCGATTTGGAACGGGAATTATCATGATTACGAATATAACGAACTAAAAGTTTTCACTGTTACAGATCGTCCAGTATATCGCCCTGAGCAGAATGTAAAATTTAAACTCTGGCTGGCCCATGCCAAGTATGATCAGGAAAAAAATTCCTTTATCGCCAATACTGACGTCCAAGTCATTATCAATGACCCACAAGGCAACGAATTTTTTAAGCAAACTCTGCGTACGGATAATTACGGCGGACTTGATGGCGAAATCAAATTACCCAAGGATGCTAAACTTGGAGTCTATACTGTCTACTTGCCGAGCTACTCAAGTAGCAGCGGCACATTTCGCGTCGAAGAGTATAAAAAGCCAGAATACGAAGTGACTGTTGATGCACCAACAAAGCCAATTCGCATTGGTGATAAGATTGAGGCAAGTATTAAGGCCAAATATTATTTTGGCTCCCCTGTGACCGAGGCGAAAGTTCGCTATAAGGTTTTACGCTCAAGTTATACAGCAGGCTGGTACCCAGTCGGAATTTGGGATTGGTTTTATGGAGCGGGCTATTGGTGGTTTGCTTATAACTACGAATGGTTTCCGGGCTGGGCACGCTGGGGCTGTGAGCGACCAATTCCATGGTGGTGGACCTCCCGCACAACACCGCCAGAGTTACTAATTGAAAATGAAGTGCCGATTGGTAAAGATGGAACTCTCAAGATTAGCATTGATACTGAGCTTGCTAAGGCACTGCAGCCTGACCAAGATCAGCGCTATCAAATTACAGCTGAAGTGATTGACCAGTCACGCCGCACAATCGTCGGAACCGGTGAGGTGATTGCCACACGTGAGCCATTTAAGGTTTATGCCTGGGTCGACCGTGGGCATTATAAAACAGGAGACACAATTAATGCCGATTTCAGTGCGCAGACAGTTTCTAATAAGCCGGTGACAGGAAAGGGGACCTTGAAACTTTTTAAAATCTCCTACGCCAATTCCAAAGTAGTAGAAACTGCGATCAATGAATGGAAGATTGATCCAGACGTTGAAGGTCGTGCCCGCACTCAGCTGACTGCGTCAACAGCCGGACAGTACCGCCTCAGCTATACTGTGCTTGATGAAGTTGGTCACAGCGTTGAAGGTGGATATCTATTTACGGTAATTGGTGAAGGGTTTAACTCCAAGGCGTTTAAATTTAACGCGCTTGAGATCATTCCTGAAAAAAGAGAATATACTCACGGGGAAAAGGCTAAAGTCATGATTAACACCGAGGTAGCTGATAGCACCGTGTTAATCTTTACGCGACCTGCCAACGGAATATATTTAAATCCAGAAATTGTAAAAATTTCTGGAAAAAGCATCGTACGTGAGATTGCAATTACCAAAAAAGACATGCCGAACTTTTTCGTGGAGGTTGTAACGATTGGTAATGGTAGAGTTTATTCTGAAGTTAAAGAGATGATTGTTCCGCCAGAGGAGCGCGTGCTGAACGTCAAGGTTAAGACGTCGCAAGAGAAATTTAAGCCCCAAGAGAATGCTAAGGTTGAATTTGCACTAACGGAATTATCAGGTCGGCCCTTCAAAGGTAGTGCCGTCGTGAGCGTCTATGATAGCTCGCTAGAATATATTTCCGGCGGTTCAAATGTTGATGAGATTCGTAGTTTCTTTTGGAAATGGCGCAGACATCACAGCCCACGTACGCTTTCTAGTCTGGACCGCTACTCATCAGCTCTACGTGCTAGCGACGAGGTGCCGATGAGCCCAATCGGTATCTTTGGTTATACTGTTGCAGATGATGAAGTCGATGGCGATCGAGTCTCGGGAATAAAAAAGCGTAAAGGTGGACGCGGAGATTCTGTTGAGATGCTCGCTGAAGGTGGAGTAGGTGGTTTGATGGCGTCCAAATCTGCCGCTGCGCCAATGGTCGCACAAGAAGGTACGGCAGCTAATGCCGTGGCCGATATGCGTGAAGAGTCTAAGGATGCGTTTAAAGAGGAGCGTCAACAAACACCAGGCGGAGGTGCCGCTGGAAAGCTGATTGAGGCGGCAGTGCGCAAGGAATTTGCTGATACTGCGTTTTGGGCAGGGACAGTGAACACTGATGAGAATGGCCGAGGCCAAGTCGAATTCAAAATGCCTGAAAACTTGACTGAGTGGAAAATTAAAGTCTGGGCAATTGGTGAGGGCACGCGCGTTGGTCAAGGTGAAGCAGAAGTTGTCACCGCCAAGGATTTAATCTTACGGCTGCAAACACCCCGCTTTTTAGTTGAGCGAGACGAGGTAGTGATTTCAGCAAATATCCATAACTATTTAGCGGCAGAAAAAATAGTTAAAGCCAAGCTTGAACTTGATGGTGGATATTTAGAGTTTATCAACGGGGAAGAGCAAAGCGTGACAGTCCCAAGTCAAGGTGAAAAACGCATCGATTGGCGTCTCAAGGCAGTCAAGGAAGGCTTAGCAACAGTGCGTGGTTTTGCACTAACTGATGTCGAATCAGACGCAATGGAATTAAAGATTCCAGTGCATGTTCACGGCATTTTAAAGACTGAAAGCTTTAGTGGGGCATTACGTGCCGAAGATAATCAAGGAAAAATCTCCATTAAAGTCCCAAGTCAGCGTCGGGTCGATCAATCACTTCTTGAAATTCGCTATTCTCCGAGCTTAGCAACAGCGATGGTCGATGCTTTGCCTTATCTGGTAAGTTATCCATACGGGTGCACGGAGCAAACCCTGAATCGTTTCTTGCCGACGGTGATTACGCAAAAAATCCTCCAAAGCATGAAGCTTGATCTCAAAGCGATTCGCGATAAGCGCACAAATTTAAACGCCCAAGAAATTGGCTCGGCACAGTTACGTGCGGCGCAATGGAAGCGCTTTGCGGATAACCCTGTTTTTGACGAAGCTAAAGTAGCTGAGATGGTTAAGGTCGGATTGGACCGTTTGGAGGCAATGCAAAATTCCGATGGTGGCTGGGGTTGGTTTTCTGGATATGGGGAGCAATCTTATCCACATACAACAGCGGTTGTGACTCATGGGTTGAATATCGCTAAAGCAGCTGGAGTGAATTTCAGTCCAGATACACTTTCGCGTGCCTTAGCTTGGTTAGAAAACTATCAAGCTCAGCAACTACAAAAGCTCAAGAACGCCAAATTCAAGACCGAGCCTTATCAAACATATGCCGACGAGCTCGATGCTTTTACTTATATGGTATTGACTGAAGCTGGTCGTCCGAATGCCGAGATGAAAGAGTTGCTTTTCCGAGATAAAACTCAAATTGCTGTGCATACCAAAGCTATGCTCGGGATTGCTTTTGCCAAGGAAGGAGACAAGGCTAAAGTCGAGGCGATTTTGAAAAATATTGAGCAGTATTTGGTGCAAGATGATGAAAACCAAACTGCCTATCTGCGTTTACCAGAAGATAACTACTGGTGGTATTGGTATGGTAGTACAATTGAGGCCAATAGCTACTATTTGAAACTGCTTGCACAAACCAATCCAAAGGGCCAAGTGGCTTCACGCCTTGCCAAGTACTTAGTCAATAATCGCAAAAACGCAACCTATTGGAATTCTACGCGTGATTCTGCAACTGCAATCGAAGCGCTTGCTGATTACATTCAAGCCAGTGGTGAAAGCGCACCAAATTTAACTGTCAGTGTTGCGGTCGATGGGAAAATACTTAAGGAAGTTAAAATTTCCCCAGAAAACCTATTCACTTTTGATAATGTCTTAATGCTTGAAGGTGCAGCACTAACTGATGGCAAACACGAAGTTAGTATTAAAAAGTCTGGAACAGGCCCACTTTACTACAACGCCTATCTGACGAACTTTACGCTTGAAGACTACATCACGAAGGCTGGTCTTGAAATTAAGGTCAACCGTAAGTTCTACAAGTTAGTAAGGAATGAGGAGAAGATGTTGCTAGCAGGTGCGCAAGGGCAAGCGTTAGAAGCACGTAAAGATTCATATCAGCGTGAACCGCTTCAGGATCTACAAATGCTTAAAAGTGGTGATCTGATTGAAGTCGAGCTAGAAATCGACAGTAAAAACGACTATGAATATTTGATTTTTGAAGATTTAAAAGCTGCAGGTTTCGAGCCAGTTGATCTGCGAAGTGGCTATAACGGAAATGAACTTGAGGCTTACGTTGAATTTAGAGATGAAAAGGTAAGTTTCTTTACTCGCTCGTTAAGTCGGGGTAAACACAGTATCTCGTATCGGCTTCGTGCAGAGATTCCTGGCAAATTCAGCGCGCTTCCAACGCTTGGGTTTGCCATGTATGCTCCAGAACTCAAAGCGAATGCTGATGAAATAAAATTACAGATCGAGGATTAG
- a CDS encoding trypsin-like serine protease, whose amino-acid sequence MRALFKLVLIVGGLVLAIGCSSSDSDSNNDIDLSNNACGVLGLKSLRPKIFDGSECSEKTSPVVELRVRFNLTEEFVCTGTLITSKEILTAAHCLRGPNNENPITATAIIGGKSIFAEAYKIHPSYRVETEAVFNDLAILRLPQRVSITPVGLLVSSATEAGDVLNIFGYGLDENGNLGTLKSGQILADRVTANHVVTIFGSDGSNTCTGDSGGPAIRVEDRNGSILTGVVGVTSYGDLEAECKEGDTTFFTRTDISASVNFIQTYAPGVQLL is encoded by the coding sequence ATGCGAGCACTTTTCAAGTTAGTATTGATTGTTGGCGGATTAGTCTTAGCCATTGGTTGTTCAAGTAGCGACAGTGATTCAAATAACGATATTGACTTATCCAATAATGCCTGCGGGGTGCTTGGTCTTAAATCGCTTCGCCCGAAGATTTTTGATGGTTCAGAATGTAGTGAAAAAACCTCGCCCGTAGTTGAGTTACGGGTCCGTTTTAATCTCACCGAAGAGTTTGTTTGTACAGGTACGTTGATCACCTCTAAAGAAATTTTGACCGCAGCGCATTGTCTAAGAGGCCCAAATAATGAAAATCCAATCACGGCCACCGCGATTATCGGCGGCAAGAGTATTTTTGCTGAGGCCTATAAAATACATCCTAGTTATCGCGTGGAAACAGAGGCTGTTTTTAATGATTTAGCGATTTTGCGTTTACCGCAGAGAGTTTCGATAACGCCAGTTGGGCTTTTGGTTAGTAGTGCCACGGAAGCTGGAGATGTATTAAATATTTTTGGCTATGGGCTTGATGAAAATGGCAATCTTGGGACGCTAAAAAGTGGTCAGATTTTAGCTGACCGAGTAACAGCAAACCATGTCGTGACTATCTTTGGTAGTGATGGCAGTAACACCTGCACGGGAGACTCTGGAGGACCTGCAATTCGCGTAGAAGACCGTAATGGCTCAATTTTGACAGGAGTCGTTGGTGTGACTTCTTACGGAGACCTCGAAGCTGAGTGTAAGGAAGGCGATACGACATTTTTTACGCGCACTGATATTTCGGCGTCGGTTAACTTTATTCAAACCTATGCACCTGGAGTGCAGCTACTTTAA
- a CDS encoding sulfite exporter TauE/SafE family protein — protein MHYELIILPLAAFFAGFVDAAVGGGGLIQVPALLALFPHAPLPTLFGTNKFSSICGTSLAAYTYIKRVTIPCKLLFNAIITATIFAFLGAKTITLLDPALAKPLIIILIFLAAFYTFKKKDFGTSHDDLVVSRENILRSGLIAAGLGFYEGFFGPGTGSMLIFCFVRFMKIDFLHASAFAKFVNLSANLSPLIYFISTGHILWRYALPMALCNLIGSRLGTNYALKHGNARVRILFLCVLSLLIAKLIFDYIK, from the coding sequence ATGCACTATGAATTAATTATTCTACCACTTGCAGCATTTTTCGCTGGCTTTGTTGATGCCGCTGTGGGTGGTGGTGGATTGATTCAGGTACCTGCCTTACTGGCGCTCTTCCCGCACGCTCCACTGCCGACCTTATTTGGGACAAATAAATTCTCTTCGATCTGCGGCACTTCTCTTGCGGCCTATACATACATCAAGCGCGTAACAATCCCTTGCAAGCTGCTGTTTAACGCAATCATTACTGCTACGATTTTTGCATTCCTCGGTGCAAAAACAATTACCTTACTCGACCCTGCTCTGGCCAAACCGCTAATCATTATTTTAATTTTTCTTGCCGCATTTTATACATTTAAGAAAAAAGACTTTGGAACTAGTCACGACGATCTTGTAGTTTCACGAGAAAATATTTTACGCAGTGGATTAATTGCTGCGGGACTCGGCTTTTATGAAGGTTTCTTTGGGCCCGGCACAGGCAGTATGCTGATTTTTTGTTTTGTGCGCTTCATGAAAATTGATTTTTTACATGCCTCTGCCTTCGCAAAGTTTGTAAACCTTTCAGCAAATCTCTCTCCCTTGATCTACTTTATTTCCACTGGTCACATCTTGTGGCGCTATGCTTTACCAATGGCCTTGTGTAATCTGATTGGTTCGCGCCTGGGAACGAATTATGCCTTAAAACATGGCAATGCGCGCGTGCGCATCTTATTCCTCTGCGTTCTGTCACTTTTAATTGCGAAATTGATTTTCGATTACATTAAATAA
- a CDS encoding phosphoribosylamine--glycine ligase gives MTNGTTSESKRFLFVSIDGLISDIAWVVHKEGHQVKYYIESETERDIGDGFVPKCNNWEAEVDWADVIVFDDVLGQGTKAQALRQAGKFVVGGTAYTDMLEDDRTFGQEELKKAGIPIIPYKEFTSFDDAIQFVKDSPGKYAIKPSGEAQNIKRLLFVGDEEDGRDVIQVLEAYKRVWADRVKTFQLQRRAIGVEVAVGAFFNGKEYITPINVNFEHKKLFPGNLGPSTGEMGTSMYWSEPNRLFNLTLKKLEPVLSAEGYVGYIDLNCIVNHQGIYPLEFTARFGYPTISIQQEGMITPMGEFLYLLASGADFKFKTKKGFQVGVRLVVPPYPFDDEHTFNTYSKDALMIFQKPNYDGIHIEDVKLVNGEWLLAGSTGVALIVCGTGQTMKQAQAQAYSRIKNILIPSMYYRNDIGDRWAEDSDKLHNWGYLREV, from the coding sequence ATGACTAACGGCACCACATCTGAATCGAAGCGTTTTTTATTTGTCTCAATTGACGGCCTGATTAGCGATATTGCCTGGGTTGTTCACAAGGAAGGACACCAAGTCAAATATTATATCGAGTCTGAAACAGAAAGGGACATCGGCGATGGTTTTGTCCCTAAATGTAACAACTGGGAGGCAGAAGTAGATTGGGCCGATGTAATTGTCTTTGATGATGTTCTTGGACAAGGAACAAAAGCGCAAGCATTACGTCAGGCGGGGAAATTTGTCGTGGGCGGCACTGCTTATACAGACATGCTCGAAGATGACCGCACCTTTGGACAAGAAGAATTAAAAAAAGCTGGGATCCCAATTATCCCGTACAAGGAATTTACAAGTTTTGACGACGCGATTCAGTTCGTTAAAGACAGCCCGGGTAAATATGCAATTAAGCCTAGCGGCGAAGCACAAAATATTAAACGTCTCTTATTTGTCGGTGACGAAGAAGACGGACGAGATGTAATCCAGGTGCTTGAAGCTTATAAGCGCGTCTGGGCCGACCGCGTGAAAACGTTTCAGCTGCAGCGTCGTGCAATCGGAGTTGAAGTCGCAGTTGGAGCATTTTTTAATGGCAAGGAATATATCACTCCAATCAATGTAAATTTCGAGCATAAGAAACTTTTCCCTGGCAACCTCGGTCCCTCAACAGGAGAGATGGGAACTTCGATGTATTGGAGCGAGCCGAACCGGCTTTTTAATCTAACGCTTAAAAAGCTTGAACCCGTGCTTAGCGCCGAAGGTTACGTAGGTTATATCGATCTAAACTGCATCGTTAATCATCAAGGGATTTATCCTTTGGAATTCACCGCTCGCTTTGGCTATCCAACAATTAGCATTCAGCAGGAAGGCATGATTACTCCGATGGGAGAATTCCTTTATTTACTTGCTAGTGGGGCAGATTTTAAATTCAAAACTAAGAAAGGCTTTCAAGTCGGGGTGCGCTTAGTAGTGCCGCCTTATCCCTTTGACGATGAACACACTTTCAATACCTATTCAAAAGACGCACTGATGATTTTTCAAAAGCCAAACTATGATGGCATTCACATTGAAGACGTAAAGCTTGTTAATGGAGAATGGCTCTTAGCAGGATCTACAGGGGTTGCCTTAATTGTTTGTGGCACTGGACAAACTATGAAGCAGGCCCAAGCGCAAGCTTATAGCCGTATCAAAAATATTCTGATTCCAAGTATGTATTACAGAAATGACATTGGGGATCGCTGGGCAGAAGATAGTGATAAGCTGCATAACTGGGGCTACCTCAGAGAGGTCTAA